Proteins found in one Planctomycetes bacterium MalM25 genomic segment:
- the hinT gene encoding HIT-like protein HinT, with product MRETLFTKIIAREIPADIVYEDDRSLAFRDIAPQAPTHVLVIPKEPIESIDALAPEHADLAGHLMLVCQKIAAQEGLTNGYRVITNIGEEGGQTVDHLHLHVLGGKPLSWPPG from the coding sequence ATGCGCGAAACGCTCTTCACCAAGATCATCGCCCGCGAGATCCCCGCGGACATCGTCTACGAGGACGACCGCAGCCTGGCGTTCCGCGACATCGCGCCACAGGCGCCGACGCACGTGCTGGTGATCCCCAAGGAGCCGATCGAATCGATCGACGCCCTCGCGCCCGAGCACGCTGACCTCGCGGGTCACCTGATGCTGGTCTGCCAGAAGATCGCCGCCCAGGAAGGGCTGACGAACGGCTATCGTGTCATCACGAACATCGGCGAGGAGGGGGGCCAGACGGTCGACCACCTGCACCTGCACGTGCTGGGCGGCAAGCCACTCTCTTGGCCGCCGGGTTGA
- a CDS encoding Fatty acid hydroxylase superfamily protein, with translation MSVNDKLAFAWRVGAGFSMNQAFWYALFAGVAWCLFYWLLRDRFRRRRIGREDPTRSQVRRELLCSLRSIAIFGLVTLGVVYAALGGWTRVYMRVNEYGWGWFALSLVVMVITHDAYFYWTHRLMHHRWFYRWFHRTHHLSTSPTPWAAYAFSPAEAFVQAGIGPLVVFTIPTHPAAFSLFMIWQIAFNVLGHCGYEIFPRWFLRSPLGVLLNSVTHHGQHHETFQANYSLYFNVWDRLMGTNHKSYEERFDAASRGESA, from the coding sequence ATGAGCGTCAACGATAAGCTCGCCTTCGCCTGGCGTGTTGGGGCCGGTTTCTCGATGAACCAGGCCTTCTGGTACGCGCTCTTCGCGGGAGTCGCGTGGTGTTTGTTTTACTGGTTGCTCCGTGACCGCTTCCGCAGACGGCGGATCGGTCGTGAGGACCCCACCCGGTCGCAGGTGCGACGCGAACTCCTTTGCTCTTTGCGAAGCATCGCGATCTTCGGCTTGGTCACCCTCGGCGTCGTTTACGCCGCTTTGGGCGGATGGACTCGCGTGTATATGCGGGTGAACGAGTACGGCTGGGGCTGGTTCGCGTTGAGCCTGGTCGTGATGGTGATCACTCACGACGCCTACTTCTACTGGACGCATCGGCTGATGCACCACCGTTGGTTCTATCGGTGGTTCCACCGGACTCACCATCTGTCAACGAGCCCGACTCCTTGGGCGGCGTACGCGTTCAGCCCGGCGGAAGCCTTCGTGCAGGCGGGGATCGGGCCGCTGGTCGTCTTCACGATCCCCACGCACCCCGCCGCCTTCTCGTTGTTCATGATCTGGCAAATCGCTTTCAACGTGCTCGGGCACTGCGGCTACGAGATCTTCCCGCGGTGGTTTCTCCGCAGCCCGCTGGGCGTCTTGCTCAACTCGGTGACGCACCACGGTCAGCACCACGAGACCTTTCAGGCGAACTACAGCCTCTACTTCAACGTGTGGGACCGTCTGATGGGGACCAACCACAAGAGTTACGAGGAGCGATTCGACGCTGCGAGTCGGGGCGAGTCGGCCTGA
- the aat gene encoding Leucyl/phenylalanyl-tRNA--protein transferase translates to MTPRPEPDGPNASRFPDPLLAGPEGLVAMGGRLDPDWLLDAYRHGVFPWPSRDDEPMLWWSPDPRALMPLEGLRVSRRLQRTIRSERFEVACDTDFAGVLEGCATGPGREGGTWITDGMRDAYQEMHRLGHAHSVEARREGRLVGGVYGLAIGGLFAAESMFHYETDASKVALAALVSHLNARGYRLLDIQQWTRHTGSLGAVEVSRSDYLERLAEAVEAPVTFGDHLAAE, encoded by the coding sequence ATGACCCCGCGCCCCGAACCCGACGGTCCCAACGCCTCGCGTTTCCCCGACCCACTTTTGGCGGGGCCGGAGGGACTGGTCGCGATGGGGGGGCGGCTCGACCCGGATTGGCTCCTCGACGCGTACCGCCACGGCGTCTTCCCGTGGCCCTCGCGAGACGACGAGCCGATGCTCTGGTGGTCGCCCGACCCCCGCGCCCTGATGCCGCTCGAGGGGCTCCGGGTCTCGCGGCGGTTGCAGCGGACGATCCGCAGCGAGCGGTTCGAGGTGGCCTGCGACACCGACTTCGCCGGCGTGCTCGAAGGGTGCGCGACCGGTCCGGGCCGTGAAGGGGGCACGTGGATAACCGACGGGATGCGGGACGCCTACCAAGAGATGCACCGCCTCGGCCACGCCCACAGCGTCGAGGCGCGACGCGAAGGGCGGCTCGTGGGGGGGGTCTACGGCCTGGCGATCGGCGGGCTGTTCGCCGCCGAGTCGATGTTCCACTACGAGACCGACGCCTCGAAGGTGGCGTTGGCCGCCCTGGTGTCGCACCTCAACGCCCGCGGCTACCGCCTCCTCGACATCCAGCAATGGACCCGCCACACCGGTAGCCTCGGCGCCGTGGAGGTTTCGCGGAGCGACTACCTCGAGCGGCTCGCCGAGGCGGTCGAGGCGCCGGTCACCTTCGGTGACCACCTGGCTGCGGAGTAA